The window TTTATCTAATTCAATCAATTGGAAGCAACGTATTAGATTTTATTGTGGTTGCTCCACTGCTTTGGATAATCCTAGGGATTACAGCTAGAAAAGAAAAAGCGTTTGATGTATTAATAATATAAAATCTAAAAATTTCAATCTAAAGGAGATTATGTGTATGAAAGGAATTATTTTAGCTGGAGGAAGTGGGACAAGGCTATATCCATTAACTCAAGTAACTTCAAAACAATTATTACCGGTGTACGATAAGCCAATGATTTATTATCCACTATCAATATTAATGCTATCTGGAATTAAAGAGATTTTAATAATTTCAACACCAAATGATCTACCAAATTTTGAGAGATTACTAGGAGATGGATCGAAATTAGGTATCAATCTAAAATATAAGATACAACCTTCACCGGATGGGCTTGCGCAAGCATTCATATTAGGAGAGGGGTTCATTGGGGAGGATTCTGTGTGTATGATTTTAGGCGATAATATATTTTATGGAAATGGATTAAAGAGTGGTCTTAGAAAAGCAGTTGAAAATGCTGAAAATGGTCGTGCGACAATTTTTGGATATCATGTAAATGACCCTGAGCGTTTTGGAGTAGTTGAGTTTGATAGTAATGGAAAAGCAATTTCTATTGAAGAAAAACCACAATATCCCAAATCAAATTATGCAGTAACTGGCCTATATTTCTATGATAATAGAGTCATAGAATATGCAAAAAAAGTTAAACCTTCAAAGCGTGGAGAGTTAGAAATTACTGATTTAAATAGAATATTTTTAGAGAACGAAACACTAGATGTTATTACATTTGGTAGAGGATTAACGTGGTTAGATACAGGAAGACATGAGTCATTAGCAGAGGCTACTGCCTTT of the Acholeplasma hippikon genome contains:
- the rfbA gene encoding glucose-1-phosphate thymidylyltransferase RfbA; its protein translation is MKGIILAGGSGTRLYPLTQVTSKQLLPVYDKPMIYYPLSILMLSGIKEILIISTPNDLPNFERLLGDGSKLGINLKYKIQPSPDGLAQAFILGEGFIGEDSVCMILGDNIFYGNGLKSGLRKAVENAENGRATIFGYHVNDPERFGVVEFDSNGKAISIEEKPQYPKSNYAVTGLYFYDNRVIEYAKKVKPSKRGELEITDLNRIFLENETLDVITFGRGLTWLDTGRHESLAEATAFVKMIEEHQGLKISCPEEIAFKNGWISREQLYEQAKLMEKNQYGQHLMKILEGKILY